The Labeo rohita strain BAU-BD-2019 chromosome 14, IGBB_LRoh.1.0, whole genome shotgun sequence genomic interval NNNNNNNNNNNNNNNNNNNNNNNNNNNNNNNNNNNNNNNNNNNNNNNNNNNNNNNNNNNNNNNNNNNNNNNNNNNNNNNNNNNNNNNNNNNNNNNNNNNNNNNNNNNNNNNNNNNNNNNNNNNNNNNNNNNNNNNNNNNNNNNNNNNNNNNNNNNNNNNNNNNNNNNNNNNNNNNNNNNNNNNNNNNNNNNNNNNNNNNNNNNNNNNNNNNNNNNNNNNNNNNNNNNNNNNNNNNNNNNNNNNNNNNNNNNNNNNNNNNNNNNNNNNNNNNNNNNNNNNNNNNNNNNNNNNNNNNNNNNNNNNNNNNNNNNNNNNNNNNNNNNNNNNNNNNNNNNNNNNNNNNNNNNNNNNNNNNNNNNNNNNNNNNNNNNNNNNNNNNNNNNNNNNNNNNNNNNNNNNNNNNNNNNNNNNNNNNNNNNNNNNNNNNNNNNNNNNNNNNNNNNNNNNNNNNNNNNNNNNNNNNNNNNNNNNNNNNNNNNNNNNNNNNNNNNNNNNNNNNNNNNNNNNNNNNNNNNNNNNNNNNNNNNNNNNNNNNNNNNNNNNNNNNNNNNNNNNNNNNNNNNNNNNNNNNNNNNNNNNNNNNNNNNNNNNNNNNNNNNNNNNNNNNNNNNNNNNNNNNNNNNNNNNNNNNNNNNNNNNNNNNNNNNNNNNNNNNNNNNNNNNNNNNNNNNNNNNNNNNNNNNNNNNNNNNNNNNNNNNNNNNNNNNNNNNNNNNNNNNNNNNNNNNNNNNNNNNNNNNNNNNNNNNNNNNNNNNNNNNNNNNNNNNNNNNNNNNNNNNNNNNNNNNNNNNNNNNNNNNNNNNNNNNNNNNNNNNNNNNNNNNNNNNNNNNNNNNNNNNNNNNNNNNNNNNNNNNNNNNNNNNNNNNNNNNNNNNNNNNNNNNNNNNNNNNNNNNNNNNNNNNNNNNNNNNNNNNNNNNNNNNNNNNNNNNNNNNNNNNNNNNNNNNNNNNNNNNNNNNNNNNNNNNNNNNNNNNNNNNNNNNNNNNNNNNNNNNNNNNNNNNNNNNNNNNNNNNNNNNNNNNNNNNNNNNNNNNNNNNNNNNNNNNNNNNNNNNNNNNNNNNNNNNNNNNNNNNNNNNNNNNNNNNNNNNNNNNNNNNNNNNNNNNNNNNNNNNNNNNNNNNNNNNNNNNNNNNNNNNNNNNNNNNNNNNNNNNNNNNNNNNNNNNNNNNNNNNNNNNNNNNNNNNNNNNNNNNNNNNNNNNNNNNNNNNNNNNNNNNNNNNNNNNNNNNNNNNNNNNNNNNNNNNNNNNNNNNNNNNNNNNNNNNNNNNNNNNNNNNNNNNNNNNNNNNNNNNNNNNNNNNNNNNNNNNNNNNNNNNNNNNNNNNNNNNNNNNNNNNNNNNNNNNNNNNNNNNNNNNNNNNNNNNNNNNNNNNNNNNNNNNNNNNNNNNNNNNNNNNNNNNNNNNNNNNNNNNNNNNNNNNNNNNNNNNNNNNNNNNNNNNNNNNNNNNNNNNNNNNNNNNNNNNNNNNNNNNNNNNNNNNNNNNNNNNNNNNNNNNNNNNNNNNNNNNNNNNNNNNNNNNNNNNNNNNNNNNNNNNNNNNNNNNNNNNNNNNNNNNNNNNNNNNNNNNNNNNNNNNNNNNNNNNNNNNNNNNNNNNNNNNNNNNNNNNNNNNNNNNNNNNNNNNNNNNNNNNNNNNNNNNNNNNNNNNNNNNNNNNNNNNNNNNNNNNNNNNNNNNNNNNNNNNNNNNNNNNNNNNNNNNNNNNNNNNNNNNNNNNNNNNNNNNNNNNNNNNNNNNNNNNNNNNNNNNNNNNNNNNNNNNNNNNNNNNNNNNNNNNNNNNNNNNNNNNNNNNNNNNNNNNNNNNNNNNNNNNNNNNNNNNNNNNNNNNNNNNNNNNNNNNNNNNNNNNNNNNNNNNNNNNNNNNNNNNNNNNNNNNNNNNNNNNNNNNNNNNNNNNNNNNNNNNNNNNNNNNNNNNNNNNNNNNNNNNNNNNNNNNNNNNNNNNNNNNNNNNNNNNNNNNNNNNNNNNNNNNNNNNNNNNNNNNNNNNNNNNNNNNNNNNNNNNNNNNNNNNNNNNNNNNNNNNNNNNNNNNNNNNNNNNNNNNNNNNNNNNNNNNNNNNNNNNNNNNNNNNNNNNNNNNNNNNNNNNNNNNNNNNNNNNNNNNNNNNNNNNNNNNNNNNNNNNNNNNNNNNNNNNNNNNNNNNNNNNNNNNNNNNNNNNNNNNNNNNNNNNNNNNNNNNNNNNNNNNNNNNNNNNNNNNNNNNNNNNNNNNNNNNNNNNNNNNNNNNNNNNNNNNNNNNNNNNNNNNNNNNNNNNNNNNNNNNNNNNNNNNNNNNNNNNNNNNNNNNNNNNNNNNNNNNNNNNNNNNNNNNNNNNNNNNNNNNNNNNNNNNNNNNNNNNNNNNNNNNNNNNNNNNNNNNNNNNNNNNNNNNNNNNNNNNNNNNNNNNNNNNNNNNNNNNNNNNNNNNNNNNNNNNNNNNNNNNNNNNNNNNNNNNNNNNNNNNNNNNNNNNNNNNNNNNNNNNNNNNNNNNNNNNNNNNNNNNNNNNNNNNNNNNNNNNNNNNNNNNNNNNNNNNNNNNNNNNNNNNNNNNNNNNNNNNNNNNNNNNNNNNNNNNNNNNNNNNNNNNNNNNNNNNNNNNNNNNNNNNNNNNNNNNNNNNNNNNNNNNNNNNNNNNNNNNNNNNNNNNNNNNNNNNNNNNNNNNNNNNNNNNNNNNNNNNNNNNNNNNNNNNNNNNNNNNNNNNNNNNNNNNNNNNNNNNNNNNNNNNNNNNNNNNNNNNNNNNNNNNNNNNNNNNNNNNNNNNNNNNNNNNNNNNNNNNNNNNNNNNNNNNNNNNNNNNNNNNNNNNNNNNNNNNNNNNNNNNNNNNNNNNNNNNNNNNNNNNNNNNNNNNNNNNNNNNNNNNNNNNNNNNNNNNNNNNNNNNNNNNNNNNNNNNNNNNNNNNNNNNNNNNNNNNNNNNNNNNNNNNNNNNNNNNNNNNNNNNNNNNNNNNNNNNNNNNNNNNNNNNNNNNNNNNNNNNNNNNNNNNNNNNNNNNNNNNNNNNNNNNNNNNNNNNNNNNNNNNNNNNNNNNNNNNNNNNNNNNNNNNNNNNNNNNNNNNNNNNNNNNNNNNNNNNNNNNNNNNNNNNNNNNNNNNNNNNNNNNNNNNNNNNNNNNNNNNNNNNNNNNNNNNNNNNNNNNNNNNNNNNNNNNNNNNNNNNNNNNNNNNNNNNNNNNNNNNNNNNNNNNNNNNNNNNNNNNNNNNNNNNNNNNNNNNNNNNNNNNNNNNNNNNNNNNNNNNNNNNNNNNNNNNNNNNNNNNNNNNNNNNNNNNNNNNNNNNNNNNNNNNNNNNNNNNNNNNNNNNNNNNNNNNNNNNNNNNNNNNNNNNNNNNNNNNNNNNNNNNNNNNNNNNNNNNNNNNNNNNNNNNNNNNNNNNNNNNNNNNNNNNNNNNNNNNNNNNNNNNNNNNNNNNNNNNNNNNNNNNNNNNNNNNNNNNNNNNNNNNNNNNNNNNNNNNNNNNNNNNNNNNNNNNNNNNNNNNNNNNNNNNNNNNNNNNNNNNNNNNNNNNNNNNNNNNNNNNNNNNNNNNNNNNNNNNNNNNNNNNNNNNNNNNNNNNNNNNNNNNNNNNNNNNNNNNNNNNNNNNNNNNNNNNNNNNNNNNNNNNNNNNNNNNNNNNNNNNNNNNNNNNNNNNNNNNNNNNNNNNNNNNNNNNNNNNNNNNNNNNNNNNNNNNNNNNNNNNNNNNNNNNNNNNNNNNNNNNNNNNNNNNNNNNNNNNNNNNNNNNNNNNNNNNNNNNNNNNNNNNNNNNNNNNNNNNNNNNNNNNNNNNNNNNNNNNNNNNNNNNNNNNNNNNNNNNNNNNNNNNNNNNNNNNNNNNNNNNNNNNNNNNNNNNNNNNNNNNNNNNNNNNNNNNNNNNNNNNNNNNNNNNNNNNNNNNNNNNNNNNNNNNNNNNNNNNNNNNNNNNNNNNNNNNNNNNNNNNNNNNNNNNNNNNNNNNNNNNNNNNNNNNNNNNNNNNNNNNNNNNNNNNNNNNNNNNNNNNNNNNNNNNNNNNNNNNNNNNNNNNNNNNNNNNNNNNNNNNNNNNNNNNNNNNNNNNNNNNNNNNNNNNNNNNNNNNNNNNNNNNNNNNNNNNNNNNNNNNNNNNNNNNNNNNNNNNNNNNNNNNNNNNNNNNNNNNNNNNNNNNNNNNNNNNNNNNNNNNNNNNNNNNNNNNNNNNNNNNNNNNNNNNNNNNNNNNNNNNNNNNNNNNNNNNNNNNNNNNNNNNNNNNNNNNNNNNNNNNNNNNNNNNNNNNNNNNNNNNNNNNNNNNNNNNNNNNNNNNNNNNNNNNNNNNNNNNNNNNNNNNNNNNNNNNNNNNNNNNNNNNNNNNNNNNNNNNNNNNNNNNNNNNNNNNNNNNNNNNNNNNNNNNNNNNNNNNNNNNNNNATTATATAATAAGACACTGATGAAATGTTTCTCTGTGAGTCTCCTGTCACAGCAGGATGTGTCTCAAGTCCACTATGATGGTGTTCTTCTAGATCTGTGTTACCTGCAGGAACTGGAtgtgatcctgtgtgtgtgaaagctgctccagctcagcgtctctcctcctcagatcattgatctcctgctccagtcgcTCCAGTCGTTCTTCAGCTTGACTCACCGCTCGCttttcctgatctctgatcaTCTGTATCAGCTCAGAGCGGcttctctcaatggagcggatgagctcagtaaagatcctctcactgtcctccactgctgtctgtgcagagcgctgttaggacacacagtgattcaggcttcagtgggactgaaagagacaagagagtctgaactgagactgagacaaacttctcttcttctccagactcaccttatgagactccacagcctctctcagctactgaagatctttctctctctgctggatTCTCTGCTGGAACGTCTTCTGCGTCTCCTTCAGCTGCTTCTGCAGGACAAACAGATGATAGTGAATGTCACAGAAAACTACTGGCACTAAATCATCATGTGAACAGATGAATCCAGTAAAGTGGAGCTGATAACTTAACTCCAGAAGTGATGATCAGTTACAAACATCATACATGAATTATCATGAAGATTAAGGCCTGTTTCTCAGCACAAGTGTAAGTATTATAAAAGTTAAACTGACACAGATGTAGTGTTTCACACTGACagtgtttctgttctgtttaattAAGCTGCAGCTCTACACAGGAAATAAACAGACTATTGAATCACTGCACTGAGTATTAACTTGATCTCTAGTTTTAAATACCTGTTTCTCTGTCCTCTGTGCTGCAGCTGCTACAATGTCGTGGTTTTTATGTTCAATAATCGTACACAGCACACATATACATTCCTGATCAGTGCAACAGAAAAGCTCAAGGATCTTCTCATGTTTCTGGCAGATCATCTCCTGCAGTCGTCCAGTGGCATCAGTCAAATTGTGTCTCTTTCCTTTAAAcaaactctcatgttgttcaaggTGATTCTGACAGTAAGAGTTCAGACACATCAGACAGGACTTGACGACTTTGTATTTTCTTCCAGTACAGACGTCACACTGTACATCTCCAGCTCCAGCGTAACagtcagcaggaagtttggtcttcttcagtttctccaccaCTTCAGCCAGCATGGTGTTTCTAGCTAAAGCAGGTCTTGGactgaaggtctgtctgcactgagggcagctgtagactctcATCTGATCCTCCTGATCCCAGAAGCCTGTAATACAGCtcttacagtaactgtgtccacaggaAGTCGTCACTGGATCCTTCAGGAGATCCAGACACACTGCACACAAGAACTCCTTCTGATCCACTGAAATTCTGGCTTCTGCCATTTTCCTGCATGAATACagagacacagacacacaacagCTCAACTACACTTCAGTCTCTCTTTCCCTGAACTCAAATGATTCCTGTTTCCttgttctgtgtttgtgttacGTGATTAAAACAGGTTTGTCTGCAGCAGGGTCCTCATTCCTGTTCTTGTAGAGTCAGTCACACCCAGATTCTtgcatacagtgccttgcaaaagtattcataacccttcattttttcatgttttgttatgttgcagccttatgttaaactgctttaaattactttttttaaccacatcaatctacactccatacaccataatggcaaagtaaattttgccattttttttttgccagttttatcatcattgcaaatgttttacaaataaaaaaattaaatgattcgctcacactttatattaggtggccttaagtACTATGTACttgcatcaaaaaataagtacaatgtacttatcattgttatattttattgcaacaTACTGTTGCTTCTATTAAGGTGGGATACggttaaggttagggacaggtttggtggtatgggtaggtttaagggtgggttaaggtgtaagggatgggtcaacattgtaactgtaaatgtaataacagaaattaattacaaatgtaattaccgataggtatttttaaaaaatataagtacagtataaaaacatgcatgtacacaataagtgcatagtaccaaatgattaatttaaatgtaaatacacagtagttaaggccacctaatataaagtggggcCAATGATtctattgcataagtattcatacccatATCTGGGACACGATATGTATGACatcgcttgtagatgttactataCTTCGagtgaagttaacctgtggcaaactGAATGGGTAAGATCTGTCAAGGCACACTTgtcttaataaaaggtctaacagctgaaaatgcatatcaaagCAAAAACCACTGCATTAAAGCATTAAGCATTAAGCCACGCATCTGGGGAAgcgttcagaaaaaaaatctgctgcattgaaggttcacagaagcacaTAGTCTCCATTACCCTTAATGGAAGACGTTTGAAACAACCAGGACTCTTTCTAGAGCTgacctcctggccaaactgaacaattgatggagaagggctttggtcagagtggtgaccaagaacctgatggtctctagttgagctccatgatcgtATGTGgagacaaacatcactgcaacactccaccaatctgaGCTTTATGGCGGTGTgtccaaactcaatcctctcctcagtgaagacataaaaacccacttggaatttgcaaaaaaaagcacctaaaggaccctcagattgtgagaaacaagattctcttgtctgatgaacctcaattctaagcatcatgtttgaaggaaactaAAAACTGCTCATCAGCTGCAGAGTatcatcccaaaagtaaagtgtgctggtagcagcctcatgctgtggggctgtttttcagcggcaGGGATTGAGGGAGTCGTCAcagtagaagaaaagctcaatgTACCAAATtattgagatagccttaatgaaaacccaatatttaaataatttaacaacacagtatcaatatggttcatttaatttaagtttaaataaaagGGTTCGTACAAGTTGCTTAAAGTACTTGAAGTACTTGTttgactttttaacatttaaggcctggaaaccCCATGAAAAtggcaatattcctgaagaggtattTGAAAGTGCTTGAGTTATTGAACAGACAATGTATCAATGAAGTAGGTGTTcaattttttcaaaaagcacataTATTTTCACgcacaattaaaaaacatacactgtaaaaaaaaatttgagtcaacttaaaataatttgttactgtgctgccttaaaattctaagttcagtcaactcaaaaatgtttagtcagcttgaaatgttaagttgtactaagtgacaatttcGATATTTGAGTTAactcaacttaaaaattttaaggcagctgggtaacttacccagcttttaaatttaacaaaccaaattttttaagtcaactcaaatatctaaattgtcacttagtacaacttaacattttaagttgactacatttatttgagttgactgaatttaaaattttaaggcagtgtAGTAAAGGGGACTCCAATGGGTCACCAATGACGCTGTGATTTTTGAGTAAGAGGTCACTTAAGGTGCGGTTGTGAGTATATCAGATGACCAGTTCCCACCTCGCTTGGTTCAGTGCATCAGTCAAGGACTGTTAATTTGGCAATAGGTTCAATAATTTGAGATTTGCACTCTGGAGGGAGTTGGTCAACGGCTTTATCTGAAAGTTTGGTGGTTTAGCTAACTAGTAGAGCCTTGGATCATcgacacaaggaagacacaattgtaataaaattaatgaaatttattaaaaatagatatGCAAGAGTAAATACAACAACTAGTGATAAAaccaataaatgaatataacaGAAAATAGGCAACTGCACATGAAAGAAGATatcaaataaatcataaaaacaagtAAATGGAGTGAATACAGAATGGCAGAATGCAATGCTGTTGAGTGACGATGATGTATTGTCAACTATGGTGACCCATAGTCAAAATTGGTCCTTTGTCAATTGGGggttcagtcatggtattgaaggtagAAAGAGCACTGTTTATTTACAATCCCCACTTTCAATTTTCTGCTGGCGCAGGAATCGAACCAgcaacctttgggttacaagcccaactctctaaccattaggcgaCGACTGCCCTAGACTGCCCCATGACTGCCTGTTGAGCTGCCTGTAGACTTAATGATAAATAACTGCTTATTTATCTTTGAACAAACAATATAGCTATCATTTGTAATGCTGACCCCAAGTAAATGTTATCTAAACAGGTTAGAAAACATATAAATTATGTACGTTTATAGTTACGTTCCACGTGGTCGGGTGATCAGTCCGGCGGCAGAGACATCTGATGCAGATTGCGTACAGTGGGGAGGGCACAGAGTTGCATTCCGGTACCCATCGATGCGCTGACCTCGAGAATGCTGAACTTCCTTAGGGGTCCTTAGGGCATGGCCCGGGCAGCTGGGTCAGATGGGTCTTCACAGGGTCCTTTGCAGCCGGGCTGCGTTGTCGAGGAGCCGTGGGTTTCAGGCAGTGTCTGCCTATGCGGAGGTCCTTTGCGGACTGGGCTACGCTGCTTTCGGAGTGGCAAGAGTCAGACGGGGTCTGTCACTGCTGGGTCCTTTGCAACTGAAGGGCAGCCGAATGCAATATTGAAGGCTACTCAAGAGCTGAACTGAACCTTAGCTATCTTGAAGTCTCTTTCCTCGTCAGGCCAGAAACTTAGGACGTTGTATCTGTAAGTGTCCTTTCCATCACAGGATTGGAACTCAGAACAGAGATGGTCTGTTACAGTCTCTCTGGACGAAAGACTCAGGACATTGTTGATCAGCTGTTGTCTCAACCTTGCCGGAGACTTAGAACAAGGTGTGTCCTTTGGAAGGGTACATTTATCCCTTTctgatgaggaggagattggAATCTGGCACCTTTCCATTCCAGAAATGTGATTGGCCGCCTGTGTCCGCGGTGGCCATGGTGTTGCCCGTCCTAGTGTGGAACTCATTTGCATATAGTAGAGTACAAAGTTAAGCAGTGTCTTTAACATTTTACCCATGCAATATTTCTTTACCAAACCTTTTTCAAATTGTTATCCACATCATAAGGAGCAAAAGAGTCCAAACGTGATAGGAAACAATTACTCATTTATACCATAATATGTTAATAGGCCTGCTTCCGTGAACTGTTATGTTAACAGTCAATAGCCATCAcgataaactatattttatgtGAGAGTGACGTGAATATGGTTCAGTTTACGTCAATTTAAGGTCTCCAAACTTAGgaatgaatggatttggatAGATCTTTGTGGCCTTTCCTTGTTTTGGCTGCTGCTGTTGCACCCAGAGTTCTGAAGGAATTTTTATGGCAGTCATTCCTAAACCTTAGGATTGGTGACGGTCAACCCATAGTCCAATGAGAAGTCCTCTTTTAGGTGGTCGTGGGTTCAGAAGGTCTCCCTCCTTGTCCTGCTAGAGGTGTCTGGCAGTTGTCTTGGCATCTTATATGATGTTTCTGAACATTTGTTTATCCTACTCCACTAAGATCCAATCACAGTGTGGCACATCTCCCTCCTCACCTGGCAGTTAGAAAGTGCTCTGCCACAACCTTATCCTTGAAATGCCATCTTGACTGTTGTTCACTACAGCAGCACGGTAACAAATGATTTTAggttgattcaacaaattgtcaccaatttgaaatatcaagcagcaaaacaagttttctacagctaaaaatagctggacacggattagtccagaagccagacccataaaatttatgAGCGCatgcccactcttacgggaaaaataaggtggatagctgAAACTGAGCTTTTAGAAATTCAGAATCAGTAAAGCACTgcatcacaaaatgattcactgtccAGTGACATATCGCatattatttgattcagatcacgACTTCAAATTGCCATCGGTACCGTTTAAAAAAGTGCTTAGGACTTTTTGGAAAACATGGATTAGTCCATaggattataatgtaaaacagacgGTGAAAGCTTCAAAAAAGACaccaagtgtgaacatagccttaCTGACTATATGaggatttattacatttattctgaCATGTTATTTCACTGACCGAAGTTCAGCTGAagtattaatgtcatgaagagaaaagaagagactctataacatctcactgttactgattcatcatgcagctcaaagcattatgggtataatctctcatcagtctattctgattcatcaacacagtttcactgatgatccatAATAAACAgtaaacccaggatagagcggctgagtgaatgtggtctggactgtgtggatgaggctcattgtgtcagagacgctgtagaaggacagagttcctgcactgtgatccacaaacactcctattctacgAATGATGGACTTCACAGGGAGATCAGTCTTTATgttattgtgtctgaatgagtaaCCGGAGGGAGAGCAgatcaaactccaggactgatcattatgtccaaacaaacactcaacaccccgtcccttcctgctgatgctcttatatgacactgatatatacACACCTCTATctccactccactcaatctcccagtaacagcgtccacacacactctctctacacaacacctgactCCAataatcaaatctgtctggatgatcaggatacggctGATCTGTGTTAGTGTTAGTAATCACTCTGTTGTTCTCAGACAGACGGAGGCGTTTATTCACTGTGTTCAGATCCAGAGTGAGCTGATGGGAATCTGATGGaaataaaacacatcagaatcaggaattatgaatctgtttgatgttttcatgtagctgaactcttcatgttcaGTGTATCATCAGTGTGTCAGTACAGATGAGCAGATATCCTGtgcaaatcatcatttacatcatcaattataaaactcttctttcaccttctacaggaagaacatgaacacactcagtgagtttttctgcttgttttcttactgaCTTACATTGTAGAAACTCCTTCCTGGTCCTGGAAACAATGTTGGTGAATGTGACTGTGGAAATCAACAGACATGAACAGTGTGATTCTCATGATCCTGCATCCATTcctaacacatttctaatatgatgttctcaatgatatgagatgatgatggactcatTTCTGAGAGCAGATGAATCTCCAGGACTTTACCTCTGTCTGAGATCTTCTTGAGCTCCTCTTTGCAGAAATCCTCCAGTTTGTCTTTCAGCTGATGAACAGATTCTCTCAGACCATCAAAAGAGACGAGAGAAATGAATTCGTCATTTACGTCTGTAGATTCAGGAGGTgctgagagagactggaaactctacagaaaacagaaatcaaaactcatcAGCTCCACACTTCACCCAATAACCTGCACCAACATCAGATTTGACTTGACTGATCTTTAGTAACTCACCTCAATCCAGCACTTTCACAGCATCAGCTTCATTCTTCTCATATTCATTAAATCACATTAGAGCTACAGATTCTAGTATTTGACACTTACACTCAATGTGAACTTTCTAGGAAATGGTTTGGATGATAAAACATCtgctaaaaacataaatgtccATCTAACAGCTCAAACACATCAATGGAGTCTCATTGTAGGGTTGAGTAGATTTGATCAGGAAAAACAGCTCAAAGGCTACGATTAGATTGACCATTATTTATAACTTTAGAGTGGTTAGAGACACTGAAACTTCACAAGGACCTTCAGACATGCTCAGGTTTGGTTTGAGTACACATTGCCATTTGTAAGCAGTGTCTCTTTCAAAGGAAGATGATCAGATGAGAGTCTGACTGATGATTATATAATAAGACACTGATGAAATGTTTCTCTGTGAGTCTCCTGTCACAGCAGGATGTGTCTCAAGTCCACTATGATGGTGTTCTTCTAGATCTGTGTTACCTGCAGGAACTGGAtgtgatcctgtgtgtgtgaaagctgctccagctcagtgtctctcctcctcagatcattgatctcctgctccagtcgcTCCAGTCGTTCTTCAGCTCGACTCACCGCTCGCttttcctgatctctgatcagCCGTATCAGCTCAGAGCGGcttctctcaatggagcggatgagctcagtaaagatcctctcactgtcctccactgctgtctgtgcagagcgctgttaggacacacagtgattcaggcttcagtgggactgaaagagacaagagagtctgaactgagactgagacaaacttctcttcttctccagactcaccttatgagactccacagtctctctcagctgctgaagatctttctctctctgctggatTCTCTGCTGGAACGTCTTCTGCGTCTCCTTCAGCTGCTTCTGCAGGACAAACAGATGATAGTGAATGTCACAGAAAACTACTGGCACTAAATCATCATGTGAACAGATGAATCCAGTAAAAGTGGAGCTGATAACTAAACTCCAGAAGTGATGATCGGTTACAAACATCATACATGAATTATCATGAAGATTAAGGCCTGTTTCTCAGCACAAGT includes:
- the LOC127175830 gene encoding tripartite motif-containing protein 16-like; the encoded protein is MAEARISVDQKEFLCAVCLDLLKDPVAIPCGHSYCKSCITDCWDQEDQMRVYSCPQCRQTFSPRPALARNTMLAEVVEKLKKTKLPADCYAGAGDVQCDVCTGRKYKAIKSCLLCLNSYCQNHLEQHESLFKGKRHNLTDATGRLQEMICQRHEKILELFCCTDQKCICMLCTVIEHKNHDIVSAAAQRTEKQKQLKETQKTFQQRIQQREKDLQQLRETVESHKRSAQTAVEDSERIFTELIRSIERSRSELIRLIRDQEKRAVSRAEERLERLEQEINDLRRRDTELEQLSHTQDHIQFLQSFQSLSAPPESTDVNDEFISLVSFDGLRESVHQLKDKLEDFCKEELKKISDRVTFTNIVSRTRKEFLQYSHQLTLDLNTVNKRLRLSENNRVITNTNTDQPYPDHPDRFDYWSQVLCRESVCGRCYWEIEWSGDRGVYISVSYKSISRKGRGVECLFGHNDQSWSLICSPSGYSFRHNNIKTDLPVKSIIRRIGVFVDHSAGTLSFYSVSDTMSLIHTVQTTFTQPLYPGFTVYYGSSVKLC